The proteins below are encoded in one region of Leptotrichia sp. oral taxon 218:
- a CDS encoding RNA-guided endonuclease TnpB family protein, with protein MKYNLAFKYRIYPNKDQELLINKTFGCVRFVYNTILYAANKFYEETGKNKMITPASLKSENQFLKEVDSLALSNAQLNVKRSFTNFFQKRAKFPRFKSKKNSVKSYTTNCVNNSIRIEENKYLVLPKLKRIKLKYHREIPKNYRIKSVTLTNSNGNYYVSILTEFEKEIQKVPSNDKIIGLDFSMSELFVSSENQRADYPRYFRMLEKKLKKLQKSLSRKVKFSKNWYKQKAKISKLHEYIKNCRRDFLHKLSKKLSEDYNAVVVEDLNMKGMSQALNFGKSVGDNGWGMFLRMLEYKLMFLGKQFLKIDKWFPSSKTCSKCGNVKEELKLSERSYKCECCGIEIDRDYNAALNIKNIGKLMLEY; from the coding sequence ATGAAATATAATTTAGCATTCAAATATAGGATTTATCCAAATAAAGATCAAGAATTGTTGATAAACAAGACTTTTGGATGTGTTCGTTTTGTTTACAATACGATTTTGTATGCTGCGAATAAATTTTATGAAGAAACTGGAAAAAATAAAATGATTACACCTGCCAGTTTGAAAAGTGAAAATCAATTTCTAAAAGAAGTAGACAGTCTAGCACTTTCAAATGCTCAATTGAATGTAAAACGATCGTTTACGAATTTCTTTCAAAAGAGGGCAAAATTTCCAAGATTCAAATCTAAAAAGAATAGTGTTAAAAGTTATACGACAAATTGCGTGAATAATTCGATACGAATTGAGGAAAATAAATATTTGGTCTTGCCAAAATTGAAAAGAATAAAATTAAAATATCATAGAGAAATACCAAAGAATTATAGAATAAAGTCGGTAACACTAACAAACAGTAATGGAAATTACTATGTTTCCATCTTGACAGAATTTGAAAAAGAAATTCAAAAAGTGCCAAGTAATGATAAAATAATTGGACTTGATTTTTCAATGTCTGAATTATTTGTCAGCTCTGAAAACCAAAGAGCTGATTATCCAAGATATTTTAGGATGTTGGAGAAAAAATTGAAAAAATTACAAAAATCATTATCAAGAAAAGTTAAATTTTCTAAAAATTGGTATAAGCAAAAAGCGAAAATATCAAAATTGCATGAGTATATCAAAAATTGCCGAAGAGATTTTTTGCATAAATTATCGAAAAAATTGTCTGAAGATTATAATGCTGTGGTTGTTGAGGATTTGAATATGAAAGGGATGAGTCAGGCATTAAATTTTGGAAAAAGTGTAGGAGATAATGGATGGGGAATGTTTTTGAGAATGCTTGAGTATAAGTTGATGTTTTTAGGAAAACAATTTTTGAAAATAGATAAGTGGTTTCCATCGTCGAAAACTTGTAGTAAATGTGGAAATGTTAAAGAGGAACTGAAATTATCAGAAAGAAGTTATAAATGTGAGTGCTGTGGGATTGAAATTGATAGAGATTACAATGCGGCATTGAATATAAAAAACATTGGAAAATTGATGTTGGAATATTAG